CGGGGTGGCAATCACTGGGCCCTGCTCTACTTCACGCTGGGCGCGCCCGACCCGCTCGGGGGCCGCCAGGTGAGGCTGCTCTATCTGGACCCGCTTCACCCCGACGACGTGCCCGTGGAAGACCTGCGTCTGCTGCAACTGCCCTTCCCCGGAATCGAAATCGAGCACTGCGCCATCCAGTATCAGGATGACAACGATGGGCCGCTGAAGAGGGGCCAGGACAGCTGCGGCGCCTGGGGCGTGCATCTGGCGGTGCACCTGGTGCGCAACGGACATGTCCTGCCCCCCGCCAGCGGGAACCGCAGGGCCGCCGCGCTACAGCTGAGACAGGCTCACAACACAGACATCGCGGCGGCCCGGGCCCTGGACCTGCCGGTCGCCCCCGGGGACCGTCGGCTGCACGTGGAGGCACCGCGAGGAGGGCCCGTCTTGAGGCGCCGCGCCAGCTTCGGGAGCCTGCCGGGCCTGGCGCCGTCGGACCTCCAGGGAACCAAGAAGAAGCCCCCCAGCTCCGAGTACTGAGTGAGGGGCGTCCCTGGCCTGTGTGAGCCTCAGAGGCAACGCGTGCAATAGAAGTAGTCGGTGTACACGGGATAGGCACTCTCCACGCCCCAGCAGGTGGCATTGCAGGACGCATCCAGCTCGCACTGACCGAGCAGCCCATCGTCTCGCATGGGGTAGGAGTCCCAATAGGTGGTGAGCCGGGGGACGTAATACTGGGTACAGGCGCTTGCCTTCACGGAGCCGCCGGACTCGGAGACCACCGCGGGTCGCGGTGCTTCGTTCCCGGCGCCCTCCAGGCCGGAATCACCTCCGCACGCCACCAGACCCGACGCCAGGAACGCAGCCACAGCCAGGAGATGCTTCATGGGGTCCTCACCTCGTGAAAGGAACTCTGCGGGAAGGCGCGCAGCCTGAATCTCACTGCACCCGCTTGGGGAAGACACTGATGCTGTACCACCCCGAATTGTATTCCCTCACCACGTGTATCGGCGGGTTTCCAGGGCTGCCGGGCATGGGGTACAGCAGGAAGTTGTCCGCGAAGTTGACGACGACCGCCCCAAGAAGGTCGTTCCCCAGCGAATAGGTCCGCTGAGTTGTCTGCGTCTGCGTCTGCTCCAGGCTGGCGCCAAACTTGAGACCAATCTTCTTCAGGATCGAGAACTCAATCCCAAAGTTGGCTGCGAACTTGACGGTCTTGGACTCCGTGCTGACAAATGTTTCCGTGGTGTCGACCTCTTCAATCTCAACAGAGATCGTCGTGGCGTAGTCATTGAGGTCCCACGAGAACAATGGAAGGTTGATGAACTTGACGTTCAGGAACGTAACCTTGGGAATGTAGAGGAAGCCCGTTCGAACGTACTCAACGAAAAACAGCTCGTCGGGGGTGGCGCTGAAGTAATTGATCAGCTCTGTTCCAAGCCCGTTCTTCGCATTGAAGAGGGTCCGTACCTTGAATTCATAGTAGCCCCCGGTCCACCCTGAGTTCGGACTCGTCGTATAAGACTTGAGGACTGGATCCCCGGTCTGGTCGGCGATCTTCGAGTACGCGGAGGCAGGGTCGCCCACCAGACGGAAACTTCCGACATGTTCCTGATAGGCATATGAAAACGCGCCCGTCGGCTGGCTGGGGGTGATGTTGTAATAGATGTAATCCCGCTGCCAGCCGTCAACGCCGTCGTAAGGGTTGTAGAGATTGTAGGCGGCAAGCTGCTTCGCATCCGCATCAATGGCAAGCCAATCAATGGCCTTGGCGGAAACCCGTGTCCCATCAAAGCAGTCGGCCAGGAACGTGAACTTCGTACCGTCGCTCGCAAGAAGCTCTCTTCCGGTGGCGGATGCCCGTGCCGCGTTCGAGGCCTGGACGACGCGCTCGTTCTCCTTCACGACGACCACCGGGAACCCCGGGATGTATTGGGACTCCAGGGTGTAGATTTCGCCCGTGGCGTTGATGATGGCGACGTCGTTCGTGCGCCGGGTGGTGACCCCCACGGAGGGCACCTGGGTCGCGGGATCCCAGGCTGCGGCCGAGAAGCTGTTCTCCGGAAGAGTCGGGACGAAGATCGTCAAGAGAGGAAGGGTCGCGTCGACCTCCGCGAGCAGGTCTTCCGACTCGAAGTGCTCCAGCAGGGTTTCCCGGACCGTCTTCCCGGTCGCGAGTTCGCGATCTTGAATCAAGCGATAGAGGACGTCGTAGTCCCTGTCGAACATCTTCATTGCTTCGTTCTTGAGCAACTCGCGAAGCGAGGCGTCGCTGGCGATCGCGGACGCGAGGGCCTTGCCAAACTTGAGCTTCAACTCATCACGCCGCTCCATCACGGAGGATGACGGTGGTGCTTGTTCGGGCCCGCTCGCCTCGGGGCCACCTGAGCACGCAGCCAGCGTGAGGCACGCGAGGGTGAGTGCCCCAAAGGCGCGCACACGGTTGGACATGACTTCCCTATCATTGCGCTTTTCATTTGTCATTCTGGCACGAGGTGGGTGGAGGGGGATGTGTCCAGACTCGTTCGCCAGTTCTTGCTGTTGGGTCAGCAAGAGCCGGAGCCCTTCAGCATAGACATTGCCAATTGGCATTGAACGCATGCGCTTACATTGACGTTCGATTATGGACTGTCTGCTGATGCGGCAACTTTCCATTGGCAGGCATGTGGCCAACGGACTGGCGAGGATCCTCGGAATCTCGCCATGGCTGAGGTGGACCGCCCGCGCTCAAAGCGCCAGCAGCACGTCCACCTGCGACTGGAGTGTCCGGGCCTCTTCGTGCTTGCCGAGCCGGGTGTAGAGCGCCACTGCGTCGCGACGCTCCTGGACTTCACGCTGGACGAGGGCCTCCACCGTCTCCGGCGACAACAGCAGCCGGGGCACCTCTCCACTTCCGAGTCCTCCCGCGCTGCCGGCGAAGTCGCCACCGACCGTGGCAGGAGCCACGCTCATGTCGGGCGCCTCGGCGTTGTCGATGGCGGCGAGTGTCTCCCGAAGCACCGCCGAGGCGGGCGCGTTCCGGGTGCGCAGGGCCTCCTTCATCGCGGCCCGCAGCGTTGCCTTCCATTCATCCACGGTCTTCATGAGGCGACAGTAGCTGCCGCTGCAATCCAACGCAGCCCTTTTCTCTTGGCCAGCCCCTGTGACTCAGCCTCTTCTACCTGAAATCCAGGTCGACCTGAAGTTCCAAATAAATAGGCGCCAACCAGTCAGCTTCAAAGCTTGTCATGCCTATAGTCGCGGCCTCTTCACGAGGGAGGTGCAGGGATGACTGCTTACGCGCTTGGCTTTCAGGAGATCGACCGGACTCGAATCATGGAGGTCGGAGGGAAAGGCGCGAGCCTGGGGGAGCTCTCCAGGCTGGAAGGAGTCCACGTCCCGGAGGGCTTCTGCGTCTCGACCGAAGCCTTCAAGCGGATCCTGGGCGAAGCACCGGCGACAGCCGAATGGCTCGAACGGCTGTCGCTGCTGAAGGCAGAAGACCGGGAGGGCCTCCGGGCGGTGAGCGCGGAGCTTCGAGCGGTCATCGAAGGGACCGCCATCCCCGAGGACGTGCAGGAAGCCATCACCCGCTTCCTCTCCAGGACTGGCGAGCAGGTGTCCTATGCCGTCCGGTCCAGCGCGACGGCGGAGGACCTGCCAACGGCGTCCTTCGCGGGCCAGCAGGACACGTATCTGAACGTCATCGGGACGGCGGCCATCCTGACGCACATCCGCCGGTGCTGGGCATCACTCTTCACGGAGCGGGCAGTCGCCTATCGCATCCAACACGGCTTCGACCACCGCAAGGTCCACATGGCGGTCGTGGTGCAGAAGATGGTCGTCGCGCAGGCGGCCGGAATCCTGTTCACGGCCGATCCGGTGACGTCGAACCGGAAGGTGTCCTCCATCGAGGCGACCTTCGGCCTCGGGGAGGCCTTGGTCTCCGGTCTGGTCAACGCCGATGGCTACAAGGTGCGGAACGGACGGATCACCGAGAAGACCCTCGCCACCACCGAGCGGCGGAACAGCCCCGTGCTGACGGCTGAGCAGATCGTGCGGCTCGAGCACCTGGGGAGACGGATCGAAGCGCACTTCGGGCATCCCCAGGACATCGAGTGGTGCCTGCTCGACGACACGTTCTATTTTGTCCAGAGCCGGCCCATCACGACCCTGTACCCCATCCCGGACGTGGGAGACGGCGGCAACCACATCTTCGTCTCCGTCGGCCACCAGCAGATGATGACCGACCCCATGAAGCCCCTGGGGCTGTCCTTGTGGCAGTTGACCGCTGCTCGCCCCATGTACGCCGCGGGTGGGAGGTTGTTCGTCGATTGCATGAAGGAGCTGGCGTCACCGGCGAGCCGGGGGGCCATGCTGGAGATGCTGGGCCGCTCCGAGCCGATCATCCGGGACGCCCTCGAGACCCTCATCGCACGGGGCGACTTCATCCAACCCCTGCCCTCCCCGGAGCCTGCTCAAGGCAAGCCAGGGACGCCTCCGCCTGTCCATGACGACCCGGCCGTCGTCGCTGACCTGATTGCCCAGAGCCAGGCGTCAATCGAAGCGCTGAAGCAGAACATCCAGACGAAATCCGGAATGGAGTTGCTGGATTTCATCCTGGAAGACTTCCAGCCCCTGCGGCGGAGCTTGTTCGAGCCTCGAAGCTTTGGCGCGCTCATGTCAGGAATGAACGCCGCGTCCTGGCTCAATGAGAAGATGCAGGCCTGGCTGGGCGAGAAGAGCGCCGCGGACACGCTGTCCCAGTCCGTACCGAACAACATCACCTCGGAGATGGGGCTGGCGCTCCTGGATGTCGCGGACGCGATCCGGCCGCATCCGGAGGTGGTCGAGTACCTGCGAAGCGCCCGGGATGAAGGCTTCCTGGAAGGCCTGGCCGGGTTGGAGGGTGGGCAGGCTGCCCACGACGCCATCTCCGCGTATCTCGACAGATTTGGCATGCGTTGCGTCGGGGAGATTGATGTGACGCGGACGCGCTGGCGCGAAAGCCCCACGACGCTCGTCCCCTTGATTCTTGGCAACATCAAGGCCTTCACGCCCGGAGCCAGCCGCCGGAAGTTCGAGGAGGGGCAGCAGGAGGCCTTGAAGAAGGAACAGGAGCTCCTGGCGCGGTTGCGGCAACTGCCGGAAGGCGAAGAGAAGGCCGGAGAAACAGAACGGATGATCCGCCGGCTCCGGAACTTCATCGGCTACCGCGAGTACCCGAAGTACGGCATCGTCAATCGCTACTTCGTCTACAGGCAGGCCTTGCTGAAGGAGGCCGAGCGGCTCGTGCAGGCCCACGTGCTCCAGGAAAAGGAAGACATCTATTCCCTCTCCTTCCAGGAGCTTCGCGAGGTCGTGCGCACGAACCAGGTGGATGGCCAGCTCATCCGCCAGCGAAAGGACGAACACGAACGCAACCGGAAGCTGACGCCCCCGCGGGTCATCACCTCCGATGGAGAGATCGTCACGGGTGCGTACAAGCGAGCCGGCCTCCCCGCCGGAGCCCTCGTCGGGCTGGCGGTCTCCTCGGGCGTGGTGGAGGGACGGGCGCGCGTCCTCCTGGACATGACGGACGCGGAGCTGGAGGAAGGCGACATCCTGGTCACGCCCTTCACGGACCCCAGCTGGACGCCCCTGTTCGTGTCCATCAAGGGTCTGGTGACCGAAGTGGGAGGACTCATGACCCACGGCGCGGTCATCGCCCGGGAGTATGGCCTGCCGGCCGTCGTCGGCGTGGAGCACGCGACCCGGCG
The sequence above is drawn from the Corallococcus sp. NCRR genome and encodes:
- the rph gene encoding rifamycin-inactivating phosphotransferase; this encodes MEVGGKGASLGELSRLEGVHVPEGFCVSTEAFKRILGEAPATAEWLERLSLLKAEDREGLRAVSAELRAVIEGTAIPEDVQEAITRFLSRTGEQVSYAVRSSATAEDLPTASFAGQQDTYLNVIGTAAILTHIRRCWASLFTERAVAYRIQHGFDHRKVHMAVVVQKMVVAQAAGILFTADPVTSNRKVSSIEATFGLGEALVSGLVNADGYKVRNGRITEKTLATTERRNSPVLTAEQIVRLEHLGRRIEAHFGHPQDIEWCLLDDTFYFVQSRPITTLYPIPDVGDGGNHIFVSVGHQQMMTDPMKPLGLSLWQLTAARPMYAAGGRLFVDCMKELASPASRGAMLEMLGRSEPIIRDALETLIARGDFIQPLPSPEPAQGKPGTPPPVHDDPAVVADLIAQSQASIEALKQNIQTKSGMELLDFILEDFQPLRRSLFEPRSFGALMSGMNAASWLNEKMQAWLGEKSAADTLSQSVPNNITSEMGLALLDVADAIRPHPEVVEYLRSARDEGFLEGLAGLEGGQAAHDAISAYLDRFGMRCVGEIDVTRTRWRESPTTLVPLILGNIKAFTPGASRRKFEEGQQEALKKEQELLARLRQLPEGEEKAGETERMIRRLRNFIGYREYPKYGIVNRYFVYRQALLKEAERLVQAHVLQEKEDIYSLSFQELREVVRTNQVDGQLIRQRKDEHERNRKLTPPRVITSDGEIVTGAYKRAGLPAGALVGLAVSSGVVEGRARVLLDMTDAELEEGDILVTPFTDPSWTPLFVSIKGLVTEVGGLMTHGAVIAREYGLPAVVGVEHATRRIQDGQRIRVHGTEGYIEFLP